A stretch of Imperialibacter roseus DNA encodes these proteins:
- a CDS encoding RNA polymerase sigma factor: protein MSGRTVYIIPEEELVRRIQVKDKLAFEYLYDRYSKAIYGVIFRIVKSEEVASEVLNDAFLRYWERSEKYDFAKGKLYTWMVNIARNLAIDKTRSKEFSQSGKTDSVESFVYAEVALPMEEMKVDGIGVKELLSKLKPDQAEIVDLMYFQGYTQSEIEEKFNIPLGTVKTRLRAGMTLLRKLLNVDK from the coding sequence TTGAGCGGAAGAACCGTCTATATCATCCCGGAAGAAGAGTTAGTCCGCCGCATTCAGGTAAAGGATAAGCTGGCCTTTGAGTATCTGTACGACAGATATTCAAAGGCTATTTATGGCGTTATCTTCCGAATCGTAAAAAGTGAAGAGGTAGCCTCTGAGGTACTCAACGATGCCTTTTTGAGGTATTGGGAGCGCTCTGAGAAATACGATTTTGCTAAAGGCAAGCTGTATACCTGGATGGTGAATATTGCCAGGAACCTGGCTATTGACAAAACAAGATCCAAAGAATTTTCACAGTCAGGTAAAACTGATTCGGTCGAGTCCTTCGTATATGCTGAGGTGGCCCTGCCAATGGAAGAAATGAAAGTGGATGGCATTGGCGTAAAAGAATTGCTCAGCAAACTAAAACCCGACCAGGCCGAGATTGTAGACTTGATGTACTTTCAGGGATACACTCAATCGGAAATTGAAGAGAAGTTCAATATTCCTCTCGGCACGGTGAAAACCAGGCTAAGGGCAGGCATGACATTGTTAAGAAAATTACTAAACGTTGACAAGTAA